A genomic window from Parvularcula sp. LCG005 includes:
- a CDS encoding alpha-N-arabinofuranosidase, with protein sequence MRKFATAISALATLTALPAFAQTELTINTDSEIGVIQPEVYGQFLEHLGGQPYDSIWVGKKSKIPNTDGIRNDVFDALDKLDIPVIRWPGGCYADLYHWRDGVGSKRAGRTNMAWGGTPEPNTFGTHEFFNLAERLGAKTYLNVNLGTGTLNEATDWLEYITFDGKSDLADERRANGRAEPWKIDYLSVGNETWGCGGHLRPDAYADLYALWATFLKTSGEQPKRVISGSHEGNIDYSKDVLDHPNIGSLSEGISLHYYTLPTGDWGEKGDALDFPEEEWASTIRNTLRIKPAIDASLAMIDEHELGDDFGLYVDEWGMWVDGEEGAPALYQQNTIRDAVVAALNFNIFHDYADRVPMTNIAQMVNVLQAMILVDGPDMVLTPTYHVFEMYTPFQGATALEIALDSPSYTSGDISFPALSATAARTPEGEIVIGLVNADPKSSHDVSLPASGAATLNGRVLTAARMDGHNTFDDKTAVVPTSMSVSAENDIFTVTLPAHSVVVLTME encoded by the coding sequence ATGAGAAAATTTGCGACGGCGATCAGCGCCCTTGCCACACTGACAGCCTTGCCTGCCTTCGCGCAGACAGAATTGACGATCAACACCGACAGCGAGATCGGCGTGATCCAGCCTGAGGTCTATGGCCAGTTTCTGGAGCATCTGGGCGGGCAGCCCTATGACAGCATCTGGGTGGGCAAGAAAAGCAAAATTCCGAATACGGATGGGATTCGAAATGATGTCTTCGACGCGCTCGACAAGCTCGATATCCCTGTCATCCGCTGGCCGGGCGGGTGTTATGCTGACCTCTATCACTGGCGGGACGGCGTCGGGTCAAAACGGGCCGGGCGCACGAACATGGCGTGGGGCGGTACACCGGAACCCAACACTTTCGGTACCCATGAATTCTTCAATCTCGCCGAACGTCTGGGGGCCAAGACCTATCTCAACGTCAATCTCGGGACCGGTACGCTGAACGAAGCGACGGACTGGCTTGAATATATCACCTTTGACGGCAAATCTGATCTGGCCGACGAGCGTCGGGCCAATGGCCGTGCCGAACCGTGGAAAATCGATTATTTGTCCGTGGGCAACGAAACGTGGGGCTGCGGCGGCCATTTGCGCCCCGACGCCTATGCCGATCTTTATGCTCTTTGGGCAACATTCCTGAAGACGTCAGGGGAGCAGCCCAAGCGGGTGATTTCAGGGTCGCATGAGGGCAACATCGACTACTCAAAGGATGTGCTCGACCATCCCAATATCGGCAGCCTGAGTGAGGGCATCTCGCTTCACTACTACACCCTGCCGACCGGGGATTGGGGTGAGAAGGGAGACGCGCTCGATTTTCCCGAAGAAGAGTGGGCGTCCACCATTCGCAATACACTGCGTATCAAACCGGCCATTGATGCGTCGCTTGCCATGATCGATGAGCATGAGCTTGGTGACGATTTTGGTCTGTATGTGGACGAGTGGGGCATGTGGGTTGATGGTGAGGAGGGCGCGCCAGCGCTTTACCAGCAGAACACGATCCGTGATGCGGTTGTCGCGGCCCTGAACTTCAACATCTTCCACGACTATGCAGACCGCGTGCCGATGACCAATATCGCGCAGATGGTGAACGTTCTGCAGGCCATGATCCTCGTCGATGGCCCGGACATGGTGCTGACGCCCACCTATCATGTGTTTGAGATGTACACGCCATTCCAAGGGGCGACGGCATTGGAAATCGCATTGGACAGCCCCAGCTACACGTCCGGTGACATCAGCTTCCCGGCATTGTCCGCGACAGCTGCCCGTACGCCCGAGGGCGAGATCGTGATCGGCCTGGTCAACGCTGATCCCAAATCCAGCCACGATGTGTCCTTGCCCGCCAGTGGGGCTGCAACATTGAATGGACGCGTGCTGACCGCCGCCCGTATGGATGGCCACAATACCTTCGACGACAAGACGGCCGTGGTCCCCACTTCCATGTCCGTCAGTGCGGAGAATGATATTTTCACGGTCACACTGCCCGCGCACTCGGTTGTCGTGCTGACCATGGAATAA